The Ignatzschineria rhizosphaerae genome contains a region encoding:
- the sdhD gene encoding succinate dehydrogenase, hydrophobic membrane anchor protein, which produces MKRYQSPLGRVKGLGPTHSGSRSWLAQKISAVLLALFFLWFAFSFASLYGAGYEEVMRWVGTPFNTVLLIVFVVAGIYHAILGLQVVIEDYVSKTCQRIVVLAAMKVILAIIGVGIVWAIVRVGFIVSTMMMR; this is translated from the coding sequence ATGAAAAGATATCAATCACCACTAGGTCGCGTTAAAGGTTTAGGTCCAACGCATTCAGGATCTCGCTCATGGTTAGCCCAAAAAATCTCTGCAGTCTTACTTGCACTGTTTTTCTTGTGGTTCGCATTCTCATTTGCTTCACTTTATGGTGCAGGCTATGAAGAGGTTATGCGCTGGGTCGGTACCCCTTTTAATACTGTTCTTTTAATTGTTTTTGTTGTTGCGGGAATTTATCACGCAATTTTGGGCCTTCAAGTTGTCATCGAAGACTATGTCAGCAAAACATGTCAGCGTATCGTGGTTTTAGCCGCAATGAAAGTGATCTTAGCGATCATTGGCGTTGGAATCGTTTGGGCGATTGTACGTGTGGGGTTCATTGTTAGCACGATGATGATGCGCTAA
- the sdhC gene encoding succinate dehydrogenase, cytochrome b556 subunit: protein MSQNKRPLSPFMLGSGYKLQVTSVMSFLHRLSGIALVVVLFVLGAWFIALAAGPSAFRTMTAVLTNPLMIILVIAGTFAACYHFCNGIRHLFWDAGKGVDIESAKKSAKMVQIIAPILAVAIIIVGFSF from the coding sequence ATGAGTCAAAATAAACGGCCTTTATCGCCATTTATGCTCGGTAGTGGCTATAAATTGCAAGTTACCTCGGTAATGAGCTTTTTGCACCGCTTATCTGGTATTGCTTTAGTTGTAGTGTTATTTGTTCTCGGAGCATGGTTTATTGCGCTAGCCGCAGGCCCATCTGCTTTTAGAACAATGACCGCAGTATTAACTAATCCCTTAATGATTATTCTTGTTATCGCAGGAACTTTCGCTGCTTGTTACCATTTTTGTAATGGTATTCGTCACCTTTTCTGGGATGCAGGCAAGGGTGTTGATATTGAATCTGCTAAAAAGAGTGCAAAAATGGTTCAGATCATCGCACCTATCTTAGCGGTTGCTATCATCATTGTTGGTTTTTCATTTTAA
- a CDS encoding MacB family efflux pump subunit gives MSQNIKPLIELKDLRRSFQSGDLKVEVLKGISLTIEKGEFIAIMGASGSGKSTLMNIIGGLDYLSKGTYHFNGREISQYSEDELAELRRENFGFIFQRYHLLNTLSAEGNVEMPAIYSGMPANLRHQRASELLARLGLSERQDYYPTQLSGGQQQRVSIARALMNGGEIILADEPTGALDSESGKAVLEILKELNEAGHTIIMVTHDPDVASHANRIIEIKDGLIIADTKNQTQESALSAENGLSTLTWKKASGFSQIIQRVSNAFKMAIISMKMQRLRTFLTMLGIIIGIASVVLVIALGRGSTDQIIADIRNMGTNTLTVYPGSGFGDRRSQSIQSLRPSDVDALKELPFIHSVTPVVSTSVEARYGNISAINTQVQGVGTQFFDVQGYDITQGIAFDEVSEATLALEAVVDENTVKTFFPNGENPIGTVIILGQLPVQIVGVATSKSQNMFSSDSMNIWIPYSSAMHRMTGGTSFRNITIRVNDGVEMSLAENSITDTLTDLHGKKDFFIYNADAIKEMVESTTLVMRILITSIALISLLVGGIGVMNIMLVSVAERTKEIGMRMAVGARKSDISQQFLIESVLVCLLGGTIGLLFALFVGFLVQQAGDTIPLSFSIPSIVFSFLAAFFIGILFGYFPAKKAAELAPIEALERS, from the coding sequence GGTGATCTTAAGGTCGAAGTTTTAAAAGGAATCTCTCTTACCATTGAAAAGGGTGAGTTTATCGCCATCATGGGCGCATCTGGCTCTGGTAAATCGACATTGATGAATATCATTGGGGGGTTAGATTATCTCTCAAAGGGGACTTACCATTTTAACGGGCGAGAAATTTCTCAATATAGTGAAGATGAGTTAGCAGAGTTAAGACGAGAAAATTTTGGGTTTATATTTCAGCGTTATCATCTTTTAAATACTCTCTCTGCCGAAGGGAATGTAGAGATGCCGGCAATTTATTCAGGAATGCCGGCAAACTTAAGACACCAAAGAGCATCTGAGCTTCTAGCCCGGCTGGGATTAAGTGAACGTCAAGATTACTATCCGACGCAGCTTTCAGGGGGGCAGCAACAACGTGTTAGTATCGCTAGAGCGCTCATGAATGGTGGGGAGATCATCTTAGCCGATGAGCCAACGGGCGCACTTGATAGTGAAAGTGGTAAAGCCGTTCTTGAGATCTTAAAAGAGCTTAATGAGGCGGGGCATACGATCATTATGGTTACTCATGACCCTGATGTTGCATCTCATGCTAATCGTATCATTGAGATTAAAGATGGTCTGATTATTGCCGATACTAAAAATCAGACTCAAGAGAGTGCTTTATCAGCAGAAAATGGATTAAGTACTTTAACTTGGAAAAAGGCATCGGGGTTTTCACAGATCATTCAGCGGGTCTCTAATGCCTTTAAAATGGCGATAATCTCGATGAAAATGCAGCGCCTACGCACCTTTTTAACGATGCTCGGTATTATTATCGGAATTGCTTCAGTTGTACTAGTGATTGCCCTTGGGCGGGGATCGACAGATCAAATTATTGCCGATATCCGTAATATGGGGACCAATACTTTAACGGTCTATCCAGGGTCAGGGTTTGGTGATCGGCGCTCTCAAAGTATTCAATCTTTAAGGCCTAGCGATGTGGATGCTTTAAAAGAATTACCATTTATCCATAGTGTAACGCCGGTTGTATCAACTTCGGTAGAAGCTCGTTATGGTAATATCTCGGCAATCAATACTCAGGTTCAAGGTGTTGGGACACAGTTTTTTGATGTGCAAGGCTACGATATCACCCAAGGAATCGCTTTTGATGAGGTGAGTGAGGCTACCCTAGCGTTAGAGGCTGTTGTAGATGAAAATACGGTTAAAACATTCTTCCCAAATGGGGAGAATCCTATTGGGACCGTCATTATCTTAGGTCAGTTGCCGGTACAAATTGTCGGAGTTGCCACCTCTAAGTCACAAAATATGTTTAGTAGCGATAGTATGAATATCTGGATTCCTTACTCAAGTGCTATGCACAGAATGACAGGGGGAACTTCTTTTAGAAATATTACTATCCGGGTGAATGATGGTGTGGAGATGTCATTAGCCGAAAATAGTATTACAGATACGCTTACGGATCTTCATGGGAAGAAAGATTTCTTTATTTATAATGCCGATGCCATCAAAGAAATGGTAGAATCGACCACTTTAGTAATGCGGATATTAATTACTTCTATTGCCTTGATTTCGCTCTTAGTGGGCGGTATTGGGGTTATGAATATTATGTTAGTATCGGTTGCTGAGCGGACAAAAGAGATTGGCATGAGAATGGCTGTGGGGGCTCGCAAAAGCGATATTTCGCAGCAGTTTTTGATAGAGTCAGTGTTGGTTTGTTTATTAGGGGGAACGATAGGTTTACTCTTTGCGCTGTTTGTGGGCTTTTTGGTACAGCAAGCAGGAGATACGATTCCTTTAAGTTTTTCAATTCCTTCCATTGTATTCTCTTTCTTAGCGGCATTCTTTATCGGGATTTTATTCGGTTATTTCCCTGCAAAAAAAGCAGCAGAATTAGCTCCAATAGAAGCGCTTGAACGCTCATAG